The genomic stretch TTACTCTTTACACATTTCTTTGCTGTTTAGACTGTAAGTGATGTTAGCAGTTAACACAGTTGAGATATTCCAGGAGTGAGGTCTTCAGCGGTGGACGAGCACAGCACGTTCATTACTGCAGCCATGGTCACCTCCATCGACAACTACCCGTGGCGCCTGCTGCCGTCTCAGACCTCtgcatttttttttaatttagacCTCTGCATTTTCAATCTTGAGCTACCTCTGTGTTTTGCCATATGTATCGGAACTGTAGGAAGTTTTCTGATATATGTAAGGGTCTGGCTACACTGAGATCATCCTAGAGTTAACTCTATGTTTTACCATACTTGTTGTTGAAATAATCATCCTTATTTAAGATTGCTCGGTAATCAGTATCtagtagctagctagctgctcTAAGCAGCTTTCCATTGACCGTTCacatagctagctagctagctgctctGTTCCGCACATGCGCCAGCTCTAGCGGGATGAAGCGGGATGGTGCGGTTGCCGCTGTGTCCCGCGCCAGCTCTAGCGGGATGGTGCGGCGTTCCCGCGAGCGACTGCAAAACGTGAGCTAGCCCGCGTCGCGCTCTGGCGGCCGGCCGCATCCCGCCCCGCTTGCAACCTTAGTCTTTACAAAAGATGTGTCTACTCATGGGTAAGCTTAACCGTGCATACATTGACAAACTCTCATAACCATATTGGGGAAATAGTGTTCATCTTTGAATTACTTAACTCAGTAAATGCTTTCAACTGAGGATACTACATTCATAATTGGACAAACATTGCTCTCTTAGACAACTCAAGCTTTTATTGATTTTAGATGCATAAAGATGACCCAGCTAGATAAGATGTGAAATCCCCGCATCCGATCAAGAATGCACACAACCACTTGGTACATAGAAGAAACATGTGACAACGCAACACACGCAATCCTAGGGTTAGACCGCCACCGGTGCTCGGTAAAAGATTTCCACGAACAACCACCTCCGGCCGCCTGATCACAAGCCGCCAACACCACGTCGCGATCCCTGGTTCTGAATTGCGCAGGTAAATGGCCTGAAGATGAGAAGTGATTATTTGtatatattttatctcttatcaaagaaaacaacacattttcCTCCAAACCATAGTGGCCAAAACAAGGACGCTGCCCTAACTAGGATTAGATAGACAAATCTAACTACTTCCCCTTAAAGAAGATGGAAAACTCACACTACCCACGGTATCCTCTGCATCAAAGATGCATATGATATATGACCAAGCTATCTATCTACACGGTAATTGCGCTAAAGAGAACTAGCCTCTTTGTCTTAGAAAGTCAATCAAACACAACTACCGTTCGTGAAAGGTACCTAGCTAACCTGCGTACATATAGATCATCTAGCTTTGACATATGGAGCTAAAATTCCTGCATGCAGGGTCGATGTGATCGACATCGATCTCATCGGTTCACTGCTTATAGTAGTGATTCACTGGACAGGTTTATCGACTTAAGCGACCTACACGCTACAACCATAAGCGGTCAGTTTTATTTCCGTGTACATGCATACATCTCGACAGGATAGAAACAAGGTTATCAACAAATTGGTGTAGCAAGTCACAACTAATCATCCTACTAACTCAGAGGTTCTACTACAATAGCTAACCTGTTCCGGCTGCACACCATGCATGAACGACGACATCACGATCCAAAGTGAAAGGGTACTAGCTAGCCAGCACGCGCGGTAAGTTGTGTCGCTCTCCCAGTTTCCATTCTGCAGGGCAAGGACCACCGTTTGTCACCTTAGATTCACGTTTCCCGTCTCGGCACAAAGCAGCTAGCTGCAGGCCAGAGGAGCGTGCATACACTGGTGCACGAACTAATTTCCAATCTCTCCCTCAGCAGGGAGCTTTGCTTGCGTTGTAAGGCCTCTCCGTTTCGGGAGCCCGTGTTCCAGGCTTGGAAACGTCGGGACCAACCATTTATACTCGCTTCAAGAGGGCGACAACGACTCGCGCTTACCACGCCTtatggggtggtggtggtggccattGGTGCAGAGCCACTACGCAAAGATGGGGAGGCGAAAGAGGAAAACAAAGCAGTTAAACGCCATCCACCAGCTGCGTACCGATAGATTGTGTTTGGAACGCTCTCTAGTCCTCTAGTCAAGACACAGAAATTGTGCTTGGATTGCTGGAATCATTCATGGTAGATTTCCCCTGCTCCTTGCTCATCTTTCTCTCGGTGCCAGCGTGCAGGCAATGGACCACAAACGTGGTTGTGGTCTTTTATATGTGGAGGCACCCTTGCATTTAGCCATCCTTGCCGATCTTGAGAGACGAGGTTTGCTAGTTGGCTCGCAAAGAGTCCATGGCTCAGAACGAGCATCTGCCCTATTTCAGGGAAGAAACATCTATCATGATTCGTCTTGGCTTGTGTATCAGCAAGCATGGGGCATATTGCGTATTTTGTTTTGGGGAGAAGACAACAAATCATCAAGCTCAGGTTACAAGTCATGCCTTCCTGTAACACAGCTGAACCATGCAAAGCATGTAAAATTAGACGTGCATTTCACTCCTGGCCACCTATACTTTTTTTTTCTAGGTTTGTAGGTTTTCATCTAGCATTCACATTTCACATGATATAGCAGCAAAAGTAACTACGATTAGGAAAATATGTCCCAATTTGAACAGTCATAGCACAGGTCAAACCAGTTTTTAAGCAGACATAATTCAAAATAAACCAGTTACTCTTCAACTTGGAGTACTAAATTTGAAGGATGTCCCCTTCAACTTCGAGTCAGGGAATTTATTACTTGGCTCTCTTGATGGTGCTGACTACAAAACCTGACGCCATGTTGACTCTGCACAACTCTGGTGCTGACTACGAAAAATTGTCACATGTTAAAAGATTCAAGACGACAGACAAACAGACCCAAACACCACACAATGACTACCATTAACCTTGCGAGAATGGCTTAATTACAAGAGACTCAGCAACACTCTACTAAGAAAAAAAGCGATATGGCAGCAGAAAGCATCCGCAGAAGAGAAGGTAAGATAAAGCATAAATAGATGCCAGAATTCGAGCTTTCTACCCTCTGCAGATTGGCATTGATGCAATATAGACAGGAGGCACAGCACAGTAGAGGTGTATATATGCAGAAATTTCTTGTAATGAAAGAATATTTCAAAAACCTTGACACTTCCTAAGATCTATTCTCATGGACCATGAATGCCAAGATATTCACCATATAATACTAAGGTACAGTAGACCTTCCTCAGCAGGTCTGTCTAAGTTTAAATACAACAAATTCTTTACATTAACATGAAAGTGATGTGATGATCTGCCAGGAAAACCTGTGAACAAAGAGAATTTTCGTATTAAAAACGGTCCAAAGAAGCTTCCATAGTGCTCAAGAGATGTGTTATCGAAACCTGGTTTGGTTCAAACAGAGGACAAGTTAACATAATTTAACTAATCCTATGATGTCTTGTCATAATTTTTTTGACTGACCAAACCCATGATGCATTGACAAGACAGAAAAGCAGGTTTATGTGCCAAAGTATAACCATCCATTTTATAATTTCGAATGTATTCATGAgcgagaaaaaaaaaattgaacaataTAAGGTAATCTACGAAACATAGTAAGATCTATAGTTCAATAACATAATATTTCTCATCCACTGAAACATTGACAAGTGATCTAATATACAAGGCTACAAGCACTGCCCAACCTCTCAGCATTTAACCAAGATCTTACAGAGTCATCACAAGAGTCAATGTAGCAAAACTACTGCAACGATTTGTAACAATACTTCCAATCAAATCTATGTTCAATGTAATATGTAAGCTCAATGTACCATAAGAAATTACAAGTATATACATTACAAATACTATATGCTACTTTAGATGATAGATATTACCTTGTCAGCCAAGATACTCTTGCTGTACAAATAAGATTTTTTCAATCTCTAAGACCAAGCTCCATCTCaatgtcatcatcctcttcaaaTAGCTTCAGCAGCCGTGCATGTTGttcctctctcttcttcttctgccaATACTTGaaaaggaagaatgataacagaATGGCTGCCCCAATTCCTATCAGCACAAACAGAACTGTTTGTCCAGTATGACCTTTTGACTGAGCTTTGTCATCATCCTTGGACGGATCAGCAGCTAGTCCTGCAAACATCATATGAATTTTTCATTGATCTAAATTCATGATTCCGAACTGGAGCACATGGATAACATACGTGATTTGTTCAATCTACATGTGTCCCAAGGTTACCGGAGAAGTTATAGCCTTCAAATCCAAAAATAATAAAGCTAAACTCATTGTCCGATCAATGAATCCAAAAATAATAAAGCTAAACTCATTGTCCGATCAATGAATCCCCCACTATAACCTCCATCTGAACTCGTACAAATTTTTTGGGGAAAACTTTGAACTCATACAATTTTGCTATCCCATGCtatcatactccctctgttctcaATACATCACATACAagttttggtcaaagtcaaactttggcCAAGTATatagaaagaaatattaacattttcAGTAACAAATGCATAATTATATGAGAAAAGAACTCATGACGATTCTACTAATTtcgatttgatattgtagatattGATTTTTTCCAGAAAACTTGGTCAAACGTTACAAAATTTGACTTGACTAAAACTTATATGCTCTGTATTGAGAAGAAGAGCGAATACACAACAATCACCATCACTACAAAAACTTACACAGAGGCGTTTGCAACTGGTTCCTGCTATAGCTACGCACCATAAACCTTTTTTCACCTGGTTCCTAGTGGTATGCAATACATACAAGATCTTAGCTTGCTAGCTACAAATCCAATTATCACCTGGGTAACTTCGGCCATATTTCATAAAACTAGCAAAACTGGGGTACTACTAACCCATCAGGTGCTTCAATAGAATTGTATGAATATTCTGATTACACCAGAGAACAAGGGCTTGACTTTGGAGTAAACATTTACCAGTTCTTAACTAGTAAATGCGCGGCAAGGTAAAATACATTAAATTGAAACATACAATGTAGTAGAAACACACGATGCAGTTGAAAAAAAATGCAGTAGAAACAACCACATCGTCGTTAATCGCACAGTTTACTCAATTCTTATCGGGTAAACATGCACTAGTTAGCAAAACACAAGAACTAAACTGAACATGCACTAGTTTACTCGAACATGATTTAACTTGGTCATTAGTTATGCTATATAATGCTGATTCAGCTGGTTATATACCATCCGGGATAAATAAACTCAGCCTGGACATGaatttgcagcaacaagatgcttACGACTAGTTTACTTACGTTTATTTTTGGAATTTAAATAACATACTAGACAAAAAGATCTTGGTAATCAAGTGAAAGGAGTAAAGAGATAGGGGCATGTGGCCATATGAATAACAACTGTATAACCACAGTTTCAAGCTACTAGGAATTAATGGCAAGAAATATCAACACATCAGTGTAATGCTTTGCTTTAGTTTATAAACATTATAATAAAATGGCAAACCAAAGCTAGGCCAAAACAAGTCTTCTGATACAGGCTTCCATATTTGCTTTATCTTGTGAGTCAGCATGCGCACCTATAGACTAGAAAACTAGGAAGATTATACAAGGTTTTTGAGTCGCCGAATTAAAATGAGTCACCAACCCTGTGACTGGGTGGTTAGTCGACAaaagtcgctgtatagtcgccGTAAGTCGATATATGATCGCGAGTCGCCCTGATTTGAAAA from Lolium rigidum isolate FL_2022 chromosome 4, APGP_CSIRO_Lrig_0.1, whole genome shotgun sequence encodes the following:
- the LOC124707864 gene encoding uncharacterized protein LOC124707864, coding for MRRPHGACASRSSPAAAFFLAAAAICDQFATGLAADPSKDDDKAQSKGHTGQTVLFVLIGIGAAILLSFFLFKYWQKKKREEQHARLLKLFEEDDDIEMELGLRD